The Streptococcus oralis region CCTATCGTCATCGGTGGTTTCATGACCTATTATGGTTATTTAAACGCAGCCAGTTTTGTAGCCATTTATCTCGTTTCTCACAATATTGGCTATCAGTTCCAAGAATTAGCCTACTTTACAAATACTCGCAAGGCGACACAATACCTCTGTGAAAAGTACCAAGTACTTTTGACAAATTCTAGTCCTATTTCTGCTAGCACCTTCCAAAACATTTATCCCATCCAACTAGAGAATATCTCTCTAGTAAAAGAAGGACAGGTTCTTTTATCCCCTCTTTCCATGTACATCAAGCAAGGAGAAAAAATAGCCATTATCGGGGAAAGTGGCTCTGGAAAAACGACCTTACTCAATACCATTCATGGCGAGGTGTCTCCGACCAGTGGATGGATTGCATTTGCTGGCAAAAGCCTTTCACGCCAAGAAATCACCAGCGTTAGCTCCTATATCCTCCAAGATAGCCATTATTTTGACACTTTATCTCTGGAAGACAATATCCTTCTAGGAATGCCTAAAAAACGAGAAAGGCTGAATCATATCCTCAAGACAACTGGTTTAGAACATTTGAAAAATCGAACTCTCAGCAATGAAAGTCTATCCGGTGGCGAAAAACAACGACTCGAAATCGCTCGCGCGCTCTATCACGACAGCCAACTCATCTTGGCTGATGAGATTAAGGCCAATCTTGACTTAGAGAATAGCAAAAAGATTAGCGACCTCCTCTTCTCGCTACCTCAGACGGTAATTGAAGTCATTCACCACTATACAGAAGAAGACTTAAAACGCTACGATCAAGTCATTCATTTAAGCAAAGAAAAATAAATCTCTACAAAGTAAAATTGGAAAAAGCAAGGAAGTCTGCTTCCTTGCTTTTTAACTTAAGATCAAACTGGCTACAATGGGACTGACGAAGACATAAAGAATTCCAGTGACACCGATTGCCAAGCCACCCATGGCCCCTGCTACAGAGCCGTATCGAAAGGCCGTACCCGTTCCGACAGCATGACCGGTCCCACCGAGGGAAAGTCCCACCGCAACTGGATCATCAATTTTCAACCACTTCAAAAGGGTTGGTCCGATAACACTGGTTAAGATCCCAGTCGCTACTACGACGACCAAGGTTACAGTTGTTAATCCTTGCAATTTTTCTGTGATTCCCACTGCCATGGCGGTTGTCACTGACTTGGGAAAGAGAGAAATGGCTAGGAAAAAATCCATACCAAATATTTTCGCTACTATGGCAGTGAAGCAAGTATTGACAACTACTGCCAGCAGACTACCAAAGAGAATACTTCGAGCATGGTGCTTCATCAGGTGAAAACTCTTGTAAAGCGGAATTCCTAGAGCCACGGTTGATGGGACAATCAAGTTGTTCAGATAAACCCCACCTTGGTAATAATCTTGATAAGAAATACCCGTCGCCTTAAGGAAAATAATGATAAAAATAGCCGACAACAGCAAGGGTGTTGTCAATGGATGGGGAAAACGTCTGTAAATCAACATCCCCACTAGATAAGCTAGGATAGATAATGCAATCCCAAACAGAGGATTGGATACAAATTCGTTCATTTGGCATCTCCTTTCTCATAATCTCCCTCAAATCGTCGCTTGATAAACTGAACCACTAGGGCAATGAGTACAATGTTGATGACTGCCGCAAAAAAGACAATCAAGACGATGGGCAAGAGATAGGGGGCAATGACATCAAACTTTTCCATGATTCCCACTGCTGGCGGCAAAAAGAGAATAGTCATATTGGCCAACAAGAAATTCCCGACCATATTGACATGCCTGGTCCTTAGCCACCTGAATTGCAGGGCTAGAAAGAGAATAATCAAGCCGATAATACTGCCTGGGATGGGCAGATGAAAGAAACTAGAGATTCCCTCACCGATTAGAGAAATCACAAAGAGAATCATTAATTGAACATATAATTTCATCCTAAACTCCACGAAATAGACTTCTTGCATACCAGTTTACTCTTTTTTCAGAAAATTTCAAGGAAATATTGCAATTCTTCTTTCTTGCAAGACTTAGTTAAAAGTAGTATAATCATTGCATGCGCAATCATCTTGTGTTACAAAGATAATCAGTAATGACTTTGTGATTTTTACTTTGAAAAGAAAGGAGAAAGCAATGACCTATTTGGAAAAGTGGTTTGACTACAACCGCCGTCAAAAGGAAATGGAAGCCTTATTGGAAGAAACTATTGCCCAGCAGAGTGAACAAAGGTTGACCTTGAAAGAGTTTTACCTGCTCTACTATCTGGACCTAGCTGATGAAAAATCTTTACGGCAGATTGACCTGCCAGATAAGCTTCATCTCAGTCCAAGCGCAGTTTCTCGAATGGTGACTCGCCTGGAAGAGAAAAACTGTGGCCTGCTTAGTCGTCGGTGTTGCGATCAGGATAGACGGGCTAGCTTTATCTGCCTGACTGACGAGGGACAGACAACTCTAGCTTACCTGCAAAAGGCTGTCGAAGAAAGACTGGAAATGAGCCTTGATTTCATTTCGTAATCAGATTTTTTTAAAAAAAGTTGCGTGCGCAATCATTTTTCTTGACATTCCTCTTTTCAAGGAGTACAATAAAGTCAAGATCGAACAAAGGAGTTTTATATGATCGAAATTACTTATCTAGACGCAAGCAAACAAGAGAGAAGCATGACTTTCGAGTCTTACCAAGACTTTGAACGTTCTCAACACGCCTGCCTTATCGGCGTCGCAGACTACTACCCTGTCCAAAAATTAACCTACAATGGTCATGATTTGGACTACCATGGGACTTATGGAGATGTTTTCTTCTATCTCATGAAACAAGATTTAAGCCAATATAACTAAAAAAGGAGAAATACAATGGCAAAAGCAATTACAGATGCAACATTTGAACAAGAAACAAAAGACGGTTTGGTCTTGGTAGACTTCTGGGCAACTTGGTGTGGTCCATGTCGTATGCAAGGTCCAATCTTGGATAAATTGTCTGAAGAACTTTCAGAAGATGTCTTGAAAATCGTTAAAATGGACGTAGATGAAAATCCAAACACAGCTCGTGCCTTTGGAATCATGTCTATCCCAACCCTTCTCTTCAAAAAAGACGGACAAGTGGTGAAACAAGTTGCTGGAGTTCACACTGCAGAACAAATCAAGGCCATCATTGCTGAATTGAGCTAATCACGAGACACTCCCATTCAAAATGGGAGTGCTTTTTTGTTTGCATAGAAAAAGCCCTGTTCCTCAGACTGAGGAGCAAGGCTTTTTGAGTTTCAATTATTCTTCTGTTCCAAGGAAATTTTTCGCAACAAGTGCTGCAAGAACGCCACCAACAATTGGAGCAAGTATGAAAATCCATACTTGTTGAAGGGCTGTGCCACCGACCAAGACAGCAGGAGCCAAGCTACGAGCTGGGTTTACTGAAAGGCCAGTAATGTTCAATCCCACAAGGATCATGGCCATCAAGGACAAACCGATTACTAAACCAGCAATCGCACCATTTCCCTTGCTTTCTGAAGTCACGGTCATGATAACTAGGACAAACAAGAAAGTTGCGATGACTTCAAACAAGAATCCACCAAAGACAGTGACACCGTTTGCCAAGGCATTTTCACCAAGACTAGCAGTTGACATGCCTGAGTTAGACAAGAGGAAGAATACTGCAGCTGACGCAAGGAAAGCTCCAACTACTTGTCCAAGGATGTAGTTTACAAGTTCTGAAGATGACAAACGTTTGTTTACAAACATAGCAATTGAAACAGCTGGGTTCAAGTGAGCACCTGAAACAGTTCCGATTGAGAAAGCTGCAACCACAATTGCTAAACCAAAGGCAAAAGCAATTCCAAGGTGTCCAAGGCCATTAAGACCATTTCCAAAAACAACGGCTCCTGTCCCGATGAACACAAGCATAAATGTACCGATTAATTCAGCAACAAATTTTTTCATGATAAGTCTCCTTTTTTCAAACTATGTATTAGTCTATCAAAAGAAGGAAAGGGTTTCAAGAAAATTGATTGTAAATTTTATATATGTTGCAATATTGTTTTCAAAATTTGTATATTTTTAATGTATTGCAATTAGTTGTAAATCTCTATATTTGATGGTTATACTATACTGAATAAAATGAGAGTTTGTATTAATCTTTTTAAATAGCATAGAACTCTCTATTTAATCCATTCCCCATTATAATTGACATGATATCCATCTGGTGTAGTTGTACTGATTGCTAAGGCACCTGAACCATATGCATAGTACCATTTCCCTGAGACACTAAACCAACCTGTTTGCATTGCTCCTGAAGAATTGAGGTAATACCATAATCCACCTGTTTTTACCCAGCCTGTTTGCATTCCACCTGAAGAATTAAGATAATACCATGAACCGCCTGTTTTTACCCAGCCTGTTTGCATCCATCCTGAACTGTCAAAATAATACCATGTACTGTCGATTAGTTCCCAACCATTAGATGTATAGGAACCATTGTTATGTCTATACCACCAACGACCAGATGATTGAATCCAACTTCCTTTTGAAGCAAGTCTTACTTTTAACTTATAGGCTTCAGATACTTTGATGTATTCTTTCTTAGCAGTTTCCTTTTTAACTTTTGCATTTTTTAATTTAGCATTTGCATTTTCAAGTGCTTTTTTTGATTCCTCAAACTTCTGTTTAGCGATAATCAAACTTTTTTTAGCTTCATCGAGTTTTTTTGGAGCATTTTTGAGATTTGTAACATATTGATGTTCTGTATCCAACTCTTTTTTAGCATTTTTAAGTGATTGTTCAGCAGTCTTAACGAATTTTATCTTATCGTTTTTGACTACTTTCAATCGATTTAGTTCAGTCTCTTGTTTCAAAAACTCAGTTTTAGCAGCACTCAGCAAAGTTTGTTGTTTACTCAATTCTGCTTGTGCTGATTTCAAAACGTTTAGCTTAGCTTCATTTTGTTTTGTCAAATCCACAAGACGTTTTTTAGATTTGTCTAGTTCTTTTTTATCTTTATCTAAAGTCGTTTTAGCAATGGTAAGATTATTGTTGAAAGACGATATTTTTCCATTTACTATGGTCTCTTCATTCCTTTGTTTTCTGTTAAAATTATCCAGAGCCTCTTTAGCTTTAGTATAGGCTGGATTTTTAGGATGTGTGATTTCATTCCAAACATAACGGAAGGTTATTTTAGGCAAGAATTTTACTCGTTTCCCATTAAAGTAAAATTCGCTATAATCTGGATTACTATCTTTATTTTCTGCTCTTGCTAGAGAATATGAATCGCTTGGATCATAATAATATGTCTCACCATTATAAACATAACTTCTTCTTTCAGATGGACTAATCACAGAAGGTAGGGTACTATAAACATCTTTATTTTCACTAATAAATGTTAATACTCCATAATTTCCATAGCTTGTTTTTTCGCTAGAGGATGCTCCGACAGCCATCCCTGTCCCAGAAGCTGCTAGCAATGGAATTCTATGACCATAGTTAAATGTATTTGATTCTTTCGGAGTTGATGAGCCATATAACGAGGCATTACTATAATCATTAAAGTAAGATAAGACCTCTTTATAAGCAAGTTCTTTTTCACTTAATACACTCTTTTCTGGAACCGAACCAGCTGTTGCATTTTCAGTCGCATCCTTAAAACCAAAATCTTGATTTTTCAATTTTGTATCATGTGACAATTTATTATTTGCCACCATTTCATTTGCTCTTGCTTTTCCATATCTCAAAGCCTTGTCAGTCACAGCTGGCACTGGAATATCAATACCATTGATTCTACGCAATTCAATTAAGTATTTACGAACTTCTTCAGAAACCTTTTTATAATCAATCACATGAGGAACGTTGACATAATCTTTAGATGAGACAACGATAGTTTCTGTTCTTTCTCCGCTAAAATTCACATCTTCGTTCGCAGCAACATAAAGGGTCTTTCCATCTCTTCCTACGAAAGTTTTTTCCTCAAGTGGCGGAGTCTTGGAATCACTCTCGCTAACAGAATTTGATTGAATCTCGTGAGGGACCGTAACTGTTAAAAACTCATTCCCAGCTGATTTTAAATTCTTTTCAAGAGTAGAACGGTTCTTATTTCCTCTTTCTACAAGTGCTTTTCTTTCTTGTTGTGCTTTTGAGAACTCACTAGTTAAAGAACTCACTTTAGCTTGGTCAGCTTTCACCTTCGCATCTAATTTCTCAGCAGTTTGTTGCACCTCACGTAATGTATTCCAATCAAAAGCTTTCTCTGCTACCCTTACTTTGTCTTGTGCCTTTTTTACGTCTGCTGCTCTTTGATCAACCTGAGTTTTTGCCTTATTAACAACTGTTTGTTGGTTCTCGACACTTGTCTGAGCTTGTTTCTCACCTTGTTTTACTCCAGCCAAATTTTCTTCGGCTTTCTTGACAGTTACTTGTTTTGCGGCAAGATCCTTTTCTGCATTTTTAATTTTCTCAGGTGTAGCTTGTTTAGCAAATTCTTGAGCTTGTTTCAAAGCGTCATCTGCTTTGTTCTTATTTGTTACAGCAGATGCATACTCTTGTTGCGTTTTATCAACAATCTTCTGAGCATTCTTTTCTTCCTCAATTGCTTGATTTAGTTTGACTTCTGCCTTTTTAACGTCTGATTCTGAAACTTCAACATCCTTTTTGGTCTCTGATTGACTGACAGTAGTTTTATTCGATTGTTTATTTGTAACCTCATCTGCTTGGACATGACCATTAAAAGTAGTTACTATTGCAGTTGCAACTCCCAAACCAATCAGCACTTGTTCCTTTTTCATAAAATTAACCTTTCTTTAAAAACGTTTACATTATTAATTTTAACATATTTACTTATATTTCAAAATAAAACGAGTAACTCTTCATCTGTACTCTCTACATAACTCCTTCTCAGGAGAGTATTTAGGAGTACAGACTTCAGCTATTTTTAGGACGATCTTATTATATAGTATAAATAAAAGTACAGAGAATACCAATACTATTCCTGCTTCAATTTTTTTTAATCACCACC contains the following coding sequences:
- a CDS encoding CidA/LrgA family protein — protein: MKLYVQLMILFVISLIGEGISSFFHLPIPGSIIGLIILFLALQFRWLRTRHVNMVGNFLLANMTILFLPPAVGIMEKFDVIAPYLLPIVLIVFFAAVINIVLIALVVQFIKRRFEGDYEKGDAK
- a CDS encoding LrgB family protein produces the protein MNEFVSNPLFGIALSILAYLVGMLIYRRFPHPLTTPLLLSAIFIIIFLKATGISYQDYYQGGVYLNNLIVPSTVALGIPLYKSFHLMKHHARSILFGSLLAVVVNTCFTAIVAKIFGMDFFLAISLFPKSVTTAMAVGITEKLQGLTTVTLVVVVATGILTSVIGPTLLKWLKIDDPVAVGLSLGGTGHAVGTGTAFRYGSVAGAMGGLAIGVTGILYVFVSPIVASLILS
- a CDS encoding DUF4649 family protein translates to MIEITYLDASKQERSMTFESYQDFERSQHACLIGVADYYPVQKLTYNGHDLDYHGTYGDVFFYLMKQDLSQYN
- a CDS encoding ATP-binding cassette domain-containing protein — translated: MLRTYVTKKHLTLYFFSIAITWLEAIITPALIQSIVASFTNQELELLWKVLILGILGNLILLLGLAGKRYYYARLITDFKYGIKSAIFKRFLSSYDIAEKDILSDLENDVSQLEKSYIEPTVIIISSLGFTTVSILYALWTNFYLGLIFILFYSFPVLCSAIGSKRLDSLSEKRSKMNQSYLTSLTNFIRGNQQIRHYQGQDFFFARYQNQLHASLDAEIRYEKQRTLNSLFINSIDAFCSVSPIVIGGFMTYYGYLNAASFVAIYLVSHNIGYQFQELAYFTNTRKATQYLCEKYQVLLTNSSPISASTFQNIYPIQLENISLVKEGQVLLSPLSMYIKQGEKIAIIGESGSGKTTLLNTIHGEVSPTSGWIAFAGKSLSRQEITSVSSYILQDSHYFDTLSLEDNILLGMPKKRERLNHILKTTGLEHLKNRTLSNESLSGGEKQRLEIARALYHDSQLILADEIKANLDLENSKKISDLLFSLPQTVIEVIHHYTEEDLKRYDQVIHLSKEK
- a CDS encoding MarR family winged helix-turn-helix transcriptional regulator, with translation MTYLEKWFDYNRRQKEMEALLEETIAQQSEQRLTLKEFYLLYYLDLADEKSLRQIDLPDKLHLSPSAVSRMVTRLEEKNCGLLSRRCCDQDRRASFICLTDEGQTTLAYLQKAVEERLEMSLDFIS
- a CDS encoding MIP/aquaporin family protein, encoding MKKFVAELIGTFMLVFIGTGAVVFGNGLNGLGHLGIAFAFGLAIVVAAFSIGTVSGAHLNPAVSIAMFVNKRLSSSELVNYILGQVVGAFLASAAVFFLLSNSGMSTASLGENALANGVTVFGGFLFEVIATFLFVLVIMTVTSESKGNGAIAGLVIGLSLMAMILVGLNITGLSVNPARSLAPAVLVGGTALQQVWIFILAPIVGGVLAALVAKNFLGTEE
- the trxA gene encoding thioredoxin, whose translation is MAKAITDATFEQETKDGLVLVDFWATWCGPCRMQGPILDKLSEELSEDVLKIVKMDVDENPNTARAFGIMSIPTLLFKKDGQVVKQVAGVHTAEQIKAIIAELS